In Candidatus Bathyarchaeota archaeon, a genomic segment contains:
- a CDS encoding molybdenum-dependent transcriptional regulator has product MCKVWLEYKGEPILGKGGAEILEAIQEEESISKAAKKVGMSYRYVWNYLAKTGKTLQEPIVQTHKGGRTGGGAKLTKLGGDLLKEYRRVEGYVGEILGDEEHWEAVGLKISARNRLKGVVKEVEKGVVAAKVKIRINTPVVVTALISKEAVEELDIKPGNNVEAVIKATEVMVAKERE; this is encoded by the coding sequence ATGTGCAAGGTCTGGCTGGAATACAAAGGAGAACCCATCCTCGGAAAAGGTGGGGCTGAAATTTTAGAGGCTATCCAAGAAGAAGAGTCCATTTCTAAGGCTGCAAAGAAAGTTGGAATGTCGTATCGGTATGTGTGGAATTATCTAGCAAAGACAGGGAAAACGTTACAAGAACCAATCGTGCAAACACACAAAGGCGGAAGAACAGGTGGTGGGGCAAAACTAACTAAGCTGGGAGGAGATTTACTAAAAGAGTATAGGCGGGTTGAAGGTTACGTGGGTGAGATTTTGGGTGATGAGGAACATTGGGAGGCTGTTGGATTGAAGATAAGTGCCCGAAACCGGTTGAAAGGAGTGGTTAAAGAAGTAGAAAAAGGAGTGGTCGCCGCGAAAGTTAAGATTAGAATAAATACACCTGTCGTCGTAACTGCGCTGATATCTAAAGAAGCTGTGGAAGAACTAGACATAAAACCGGGAAACAATGTGGAAGCGGTGATCAAAGCGACAGAAGTTATGGTTGCAAAAGAAAGAGAATAA
- a CDS encoding MBL fold metallo-hydrolase, translating to MMSKASVTGRGAVLLGKYVACDGFDKARPLRVVTHIHSDHLLGLRQSLRKCEVVVMTPATRDLIDVMRSPLFLMRGDVKTLDYGEPFVYDDERLTLHLADHILGAAQVLVEDNEGVRILYTGDFRFPGTPVVEADVVVIEATYGNSSRVRHFREDVEDILVSLVEESLMRGPVFVFGYNGKLQEVIEILHKAKVGVPFVMPEKVFHICKVCERYGMRFGRRLLLSQDERAQTMLSRGEPCVAFYHMNSRRRVGENGVRIFVSGWEFREACRRRAENEFTIALSDHSDFHGLLRYVEESKPKMVFTDNYRSGDAIALAKEIQRRLDIPAKPLPP from the coding sequence ATGATGTCGAAGGCTTCTGTAACCGGGAGAGGCGCGGTTCTTCTAGGGAAATATGTTGCTTGTGACGGATTTGATAAGGCTAGGCCTTTGAGAGTAGTTACTCATATCCATTCCGATCACTTGCTTGGTTTGAGGCAAAGCTTGAGGAAATGTGAAGTCGTGGTGATGACTCCTGCTACGAGGGATTTGATTGATGTCATGCGGAGTCCTTTGTTTCTTATGAGAGGAGATGTGAAGACTCTTGATTATGGGGAGCCTTTTGTGTATGATGATGAACGGCTGACGTTGCATCTTGCGGATCATATTTTGGGTGCTGCCCAGGTTCTTGTGGAAGATAATGAGGGTGTGAGAATTTTGTATACGGGTGATTTTCGGTTTCCGGGGACTCCTGTTGTTGAGGCGGATGTTGTGGTTATTGAGGCTACTTATGGGAATTCTTCTCGTGTGAGACACTTTAGAGAAGACGTTGAAGACATCTTGGTTTCTTTGGTTGAGGAGAGTTTGATGCGTGGGCCTGTTTTTGTGTTTGGGTACAATGGGAAGCTTCAGGAGGTCATAGAGATTTTGCATAAGGCGAAAGTTGGAGTGCCTTTTGTCATGCCAGAGAAAGTTTTTCATATTTGTAAGGTCTGTGAACGGTACGGCATGAGGTTTGGACGTAGGCTACTATTATCTCAAGACGAGCGTGCGCAGACCATGCTGAGTCGCGGCGAGCCTTGTGTGGCTTTCTATCATATGAATTCTAGGCGGCGTGTGGGAGAGAATGGTGTTCGCATTTTTGTTAGTGGTTGGGAGTTTAGGGAGGCTTGTCGCAGGAGGGCTGAGAACGAGTTTACGATTGCTTTAAGTGATCATAGTGATTTCCATGGATTACTAAGGTATGTTGAGGAAAGTAAGCCAAAGATGGTTTTTACGGACAATTATAGGTCAGGAGATGCAATCGCGTTGGCAAAGGAGATCCAGAGGCGACTAGATATTCCTGCGAAGCCCCTTCCACCATAA
- a CDS encoding DNA-directed RNA polymerase subunit H, which translates to MKEAEVDNGIIVTSGRYTQAAKKKAIKKGIELIPRIFPAFNIFKHILVPKHEILAPEEKEELLAKYRVRPYQLPQIKASDPAVRAIGARPGDIVRILRESHTAGKYTAYRYVVED; encoded by the coding sequence ATGAAGGAAGCAGAGGTTGATAATGGAATCATCGTCACCAGTGGGCGGTACACTCAAGCGGCTAAAAAAAAGGCAATAAAGAAAGGAATTGAATTGATCCCAAGAATTTTTCCAGCCTTCAACATTTTCAAGCATATACTGGTACCTAAACATGAAATCCTCGCACCAGAGGAGAAAGAAGAACTACTAGCAAAATACCGGGTACGCCCCTATCAACTGCCTCAGATAAAAGCATCAGATCCCGCAGTCAGAGCGATTGGCGCTAGGCCAGGGGACATTGTCAGAATTCTCAGAGAAAGCCACACCGCTGGAAAATACACGGCATATAGATACGTCGTTGAAGACTAG